The Ignavibacteriota bacterium genome contains a region encoding:
- the guaA gene encoding glutamine-hydrolyzing GMP synthase, which produces MRMIHSETILVLDFGSQYSQLIARRIRELGVYSELQPFNISVEKIKQLKPNGIILSGGPSSVYEENAPHCSPEIFRMGIPMLGICYGLQMIAYQLGGEVDPSAKREYGRAEVMFDDATDLFAGIDGNKTTVWMSHGDHLTKLPSGFERIAHSNNSPICAIRNNVKKIFGVQFHPEVIHTERGKEILGNFLFNICECKGNWNAGSFIEKEKEEIRLSVGNQNVICALSGGVDSSVLAVLLHEAIGDQLYCIHINNGLMRKEESEYVVKLYRDTYHFNLDYVDASEIFLGKLQGVTDPEQKRKIIGNTFIEIFDNEAHKIGNVGFLAQGTLYPDVIESTAFRGPSHKIKTHHNVGGLPERMNLKLIEPFRELFKDEVRSVGRTLGMPEELIIRHAFPGPGLAVRIIGDVTKEKCNLLREADAIFVNEIHKAGMYESLWQAFVVLLPVQTVGVMGDQRTYENVAALRAVTSQDGMTADWAPLPHELLAKVSSRIVNEVRGINRVVYDISSKPPSTIEWE; this is translated from the coding sequence CTGCGCATGATTCACTCAGAAACAATTCTTGTCCTCGATTTTGGCTCTCAATATTCTCAGTTGATAGCACGCCGAATCAGGGAACTTGGTGTATATTCAGAACTTCAGCCGTTTAACATTTCAGTAGAAAAAATCAAACAACTGAAGCCGAACGGCATAATTCTTTCCGGCGGACCTTCAAGCGTGTATGAAGAAAACGCCCCGCATTGCTCGCCAGAAATATTCCGCATGGGGATTCCGATGTTGGGAATTTGCTATGGCTTACAGATGATTGCGTATCAACTCGGCGGCGAAGTTGACCCGTCTGCGAAACGGGAATATGGTCGGGCGGAAGTTATGTTTGATGATGCTACGGATTTGTTTGCAGGAATTGATGGAAACAAAACAACCGTATGGATGAGTCACGGCGATCACCTGACGAAATTGCCAAGCGGATTTGAACGCATCGCTCACTCGAACAATTCTCCCATCTGTGCGATTCGGAATAACGTGAAAAAGATTTTTGGAGTACAGTTTCATCCCGAAGTTATCCACACGGAGAGAGGAAAAGAGATTCTCGGGAATTTCCTTTTCAACATTTGTGAGTGTAAAGGAAATTGGAATGCCGGTTCATTCATCGAAAAGGAGAAAGAAGAAATCCGTTTATCTGTAGGGAATCAGAATGTTATCTGTGCCCTCAGCGGTGGCGTAGATTCTTCGGTGCTTGCAGTGCTGTTGCATGAAGCAATCGGCGACCAACTCTATTGCATCCACATCAATAACGGGTTGATGCGGAAAGAAGAAAGCGAATACGTCGTGAAACTGTATCGCGACACGTACCATTTCAATCTTGATTATGTTGATGCATCTGAAATATTTCTCGGCAAGTTACAAGGCGTGACCGACCCGGAACAGAAGCGAAAAATTATCGGGAACACGTTCATCGAAATATTTGATAATGAAGCACATAAAATCGGTAACGTTGGTTTTCTCGCGCAAGGCACGTTGTATCCCGATGTCATCGAATCAACCGCGTTTCGGGGACCATCGCACAAAATAAAAACGCATCATAACGTCGGCGGATTGCCGGAACGGATGAACCTGAAACTCATCGAACCGTTCAGAGAATTGTTCAAAGATGAAGTGCGCTCAGTCGGGCGAACGCTTGGAATGCCGGAGGAGTTGATTATTCGACATGCATTTCCCGGTCCCGGACTCGCCGTTCGCATCATCGGTGACGTCACGAAAGAAAAATGTAATTTGCTGAGAGAAGCCGATGCAATTTTTGTGAACGAAATTCACAAAGCAGGAATGTATGAATCGTTGTGGCAGGCGTTTGTGGTTCTGCTTCCTGTGCAAACCGTTGGAGTTATGGGGGACCAACGCACGTACGAGAATGTTGCCGCGCTTCGTGCTGTGACAAGTCAGGATGGAATGACTGCCGATTGGGCGCCTCTGCCGCACGAATTACTCGCGAAAGTTTCCAGCCGCATCGTGAATGAAGTCCGCGGAATCAATCGCGTTGTGTATGATATAAGTTCGAAGCCGCCCTCGACGATTGAGTGGGAATGA